The following nucleotide sequence is from Catenulispora sp. EB89.
GCACCACGCGCAGTCCGAGCGCCATCTTGCCCAGCGTGCGTCCGCGGGCGACGGTCTCCAGCAGCGCCGGGTATCCGACCACCACCGCGACGGTTATGACGATCATGAGCCCGGCCATCACCGCGTCGTCGACCGCGCCGGCCGACGCCACCACTCCGAGCACGGCGGCGAGCACACCCAGCAGGCCGGCCTGGACGAGCAGGTCCAGCAGCCGGGCCAGCGCGCGGCTCGGCAGCTTGGCGAGCCGGAGATCCAGGGCCACGCCCTCGCCGATGACCAGGTCGCTCAAGGTCTTTGTCTCCACTCCGGGCTGACGTTGTTGCGGCAACGGTAGACGGCTCATACCGTGGGCGCACAGTTTCTCACCACAGATTCTCACCACAGACTTCCCATAGAGCGCTGGCTTCTCACAGAGGCGGGGTCTTCCTACACGTGGACATCGATGCATACGCAGCGGCCCACCGCGCGGAGTGGGCTCGCCTGGCGCAGTTGTCGAACCGGAGCCGCGCTCTGGACGGCGGCGAGGCGGACGAACTTGTCGCGCTCTACCAGAACGTCGCCACGCATCTGTCTGTAGTGAGGTCCGCGGCGCCGGACGCTGTAGTGGTCGGCCACCTGTCGTCCCTCCTGGCGACCGCGCGCGGCGCCATCGCCGGACCGCGTGTTCCGGCCTGGAGAGAGATCCTGTACTTCTTCACCGACGGTTTTCCGGCGGCTCTCTATAGAGCGCGACGCTGGTGGATCGCCACTGCGGTGATCTCACTTGTGGCCGCGTTCTTCATGGGCTGGTACATCGCCGCCAATCCGCGGGTGCAGGGGGAGCTGGCCTCACCGGATCTCGTGAACGGGGTGTTCCGGCCCGGTGGGCAGTTCGAGACGTATTACACGGAGTTCAGTCCGGGGTCGTTCGGCTTCAAGGTATGGGTGAACAACGCCTGGGTGT
It contains:
- a CDS encoding stage II sporulation protein M; the encoded protein is MDIDAYAAAHRAEWARLAQLSNRSRALDGGEADELVALYQNVATHLSVVRSAAPDAVVVGHLSSLLATARGAIAGPRVPAWREILYFFTDGFPAALYRARRWWIATAVISLVAAFFMGWYIAANPRVQGELASPDLVNGVFRPGGQFETYYTEFSPGSFGFKVWVNNAWVSALALFGGVTLVFPFVAMYMNTANLAIDGGFMAAHGRFGTFLSLVAPHGMLELTAVFVAGGCGMRIAWTLLSPGPRTRGEALGEQGRVLGTMALGLACVLLVSGSIEGFVTGHTSAPVRLTIGFTAETLFLVYVFFVGRRAALRGETGDVSRADRADVVPTRA